From Brochothrix thermosphacta DSM 20171 = FSL F6-1036, a single genomic window includes:
- a CDS encoding glycoside hydrolase family 13 protein has product MEWWKDAVIYQIYPRSFKDSTGNGFGDLRGVIEKLDYLESLGVDGLWLSPIFESPQKDNGYDISDYRKIDPRFGTNEDMYELIEKAHAKGMKIIMDLVANHSSDQHRWFQESKKSKDNPYRDYYIWKDAQADGSPPNNWGSIFSGGAWEWDETTEQYYLHYFLKEQPDLNWENPKLREEIYDLMRFWMAKGVDGWRMDVIGAISKDQSFPAYDSDEQYVVGEYHSNGPRLHEFIQEMNREVLAPFNAMTVGEGNGSDVESAKLFTDPERNELNMIFTFTHMGVDERPTAQLGKWGMKPFDLVELKADLALWQTALNERFWNTLYFENHDQARVVSRWGNDTTYHHQSATAFATVLHGLKGTPFVYQGEEIGMVNSSFPIEDYDDVEIHNAYKDLVQERQLLSEADFMAAVETKGRDNARTPMQWDATANAGFTTGTPWLKVNPRFEEINVEKAIADKGSIFHYYQKLIELRHNEELFRTGEFELTNSEDPRLFTYTRTLGDEQLIIVANMSAENYQPLPLLSTEKATGELLISNYADTPAIDVISVLRPYEAAIYKVK; this is encoded by the coding sequence ATGGAATGGTGGAAAGATGCAGTCATTTATCAGATATACCCTCGTAGTTTCAAAGATAGTACAGGTAATGGTTTTGGAGACCTCAGAGGAGTGATTGAAAAGCTAGATTACTTAGAATCACTCGGTGTGGACGGGTTATGGTTAAGCCCGATTTTTGAATCACCCCAAAAAGATAACGGTTATGACATCAGTGATTATCGTAAGATAGATCCACGTTTTGGAACTAATGAAGACATGTATGAATTGATTGAGAAAGCCCATGCAAAAGGAATGAAAATTATCATGGACCTTGTGGCGAACCACTCGTCTGATCAACATCGTTGGTTCCAAGAAAGTAAGAAATCAAAAGATAATCCCTATCGTGATTATTATATATGGAAAGATGCACAAGCTGATGGGTCACCTCCGAACAATTGGGGCTCTATCTTTTCAGGTGGCGCATGGGAATGGGATGAAACAACAGAACAATACTACTTACATTATTTCTTAAAAGAACAACCAGACTTAAACTGGGAAAATCCAAAGTTACGCGAAGAAATTTATGATTTGATGCGTTTTTGGATGGCTAAAGGTGTAGATGGTTGGCGTATGGACGTAATTGGAGCTATCTCTAAGGATCAGTCATTCCCAGCATATGACAGTGATGAACAATATGTCGTCGGCGAGTATCATTCTAACGGGCCACGATTACACGAATTTATTCAAGAAATGAACCGTGAAGTTTTAGCACCATTTAATGCAATGACAGTTGGCGAAGGAAATGGCTCAGATGTTGAATCAGCAAAATTGTTCACCGATCCAGAACGTAACGAATTAAACATGATTTTTACGTTTACACATATGGGCGTAGATGAACGTCCGACAGCACAACTTGGTAAATGGGGGATGAAACCGTTTGATTTAGTTGAGTTAAAAGCTGATTTGGCATTATGGCAAACAGCCTTAAATGAACGTTTTTGGAACACACTCTATTTCGAAAACCACGATCAAGCGCGTGTGGTGTCAAGATGGGGCAATGATACAACCTATCATCATCAAAGTGCAACAGCTTTCGCAACAGTCTTACATGGGCTCAAAGGGACACCGTTTGTATATCAAGGTGAAGAAATCGGTATGGTAAACAGTTCGTTCCCAATTGAAGATTATGATGATGTTGAAATTCATAACGCTTATAAAGACCTTGTACAAGAACGTCAATTATTATCTGAAGCTGATTTTATGGCAGCGGTTGAAACAAAAGGACGTGATAATGCACGAACTCCAATGCAATGGGATGCAACAGCGAATGCTGGTTTTACAACAGGCACCCCTTGGTTGAAGGTGAACCCTCGTTTCGAAGAGATAAATGTTGAAAAAGCCATTGCAGATAAAGGTTCTATTTTCCATTATTATCAAAAGTTAATAGAATTACGACACAATGAAGAACTTTTTAGAACAGGTGAATTTGAGCTGACTAATAGCGAAGACCCACGCTTATTCACCTACACAAGAACCTTAGGTGATGAACAATTAATTATTGTTGCCAACATGAGCGCTGAAAACTATCAGCCACTGCCGTTATTGTCGACTGAAAAAGCGACAGGGGAGTTGTTGATTAGTAACTATGCTGATACGCCAGCGATTGATGTGATAAGCGTCTTACGTCCTTATGAAGCGGCTATCTATAAAGTGAAATAA
- a CDS encoding aldose epimerase family protein has protein sequence MPKIERSIFGTIKNTTVERFQLENDQGMSISVMTYGATLLEVVVPDKTGRFENVVLGCATLAEYSAHSPYFGATIGRVGGRIRQGKWLNTQLTQNEGEQHIHGGVNAVSHRVWEVLKSDVENLSVTLGIVSPAGDNGYPGNLEMTVTYQLYADNHFEIITTGITDEATLFNPTNHSYFNLSGDLKETISEHQLEIGASQVALMDDSKCPTGVLAPVANTAFDFQAGQTLKAFTKKEPQGLDTPFPLNEGSDFAVRLTDNVSGRRMVIETDANAIVVFSTTGMNEPYLVNGTRPMVSELGIALEPQQLPDAIHHDHFGDIVLPAGRHKSYRSSYRFDTIKQN, from the coding sequence ATGCCTAAGATTGAACGTTCCATTTTTGGTACGATTAAAAATACTACGGTGGAACGCTTTCAGCTCGAAAATGATCAAGGCATGTCTATCAGTGTAATGACTTATGGTGCAACATTATTGGAAGTTGTTGTGCCAGATAAAACAGGACGATTTGAGAACGTCGTATTAGGATGTGCGACATTAGCAGAATACAGCGCACATTCCCCTTATTTTGGTGCAACAATCGGTCGCGTCGGCGGCCGTATTCGCCAAGGGAAATGGTTAAACACGCAATTGACGCAAAACGAAGGAGAACAACACATACATGGTGGCGTTAACGCTGTTAGTCACCGTGTATGGGAGGTTCTTAAAAGTGATGTCGAAAATTTATCAGTCACTTTAGGAATTGTAAGTCCAGCGGGAGATAACGGTTACCCTGGTAATTTGGAAATGACTGTGACGTATCAATTGTATGCGGACAATCATTTTGAGATAATAACTACAGGGATAACAGATGAAGCAACATTATTTAATCCCACGAATCATAGCTATTTCAATTTAAGTGGTGATTTAAAAGAAACAATCAGCGAACATCAGCTTGAAATCGGAGCATCGCAAGTCGCGTTAATGGATGACAGTAAATGTCCGACCGGTGTGTTGGCACCTGTAGCCAATACAGCTTTCGATTTTCAAGCGGGCCAAACTTTGAAAGCGTTCACAAAAAAAGAGCCTCAAGGATTAGATACACCTTTTCCGCTGAATGAAGGTTCTGATTTTGCAGTACGTCTGACTGATAACGTCAGCGGACGCAGAATGGTAATAGAAACAGATGCCAATGCCATCGTTGTTTTCTCGACAACAGGAATGAACGAACCGTATTTAGTTAATGGTACCCGTCCGATGGTATCTGAACTAGGTATAGCCTTGGAGCCGCAACAGTTACCAGATGCGATACATCATGACCACTTTGGTGATATTGTATTGCCAGCAGGTAGACACAAAAGTTATCGCAGCAGTTACAGATTCGATACAATCAAACAAAACTAA
- the pgmB gene encoding beta-phosphoglucomutase, translated as MKAVIFDLDGVIADTARFHFIAWQQLAADLGIVIDEAFNEELKGISRSESLERILIHGNQSDRYSEGELAVFANKKNEVYLELISSLSEKDILPGITAFLDELATAEIRIALASASRNGPFILDKLGLSDRFETIVDPADLKAGKPAPDIYLAAAAQLGLKAGDCVGVEDALAGVQAINAANMVSIAVGDAQELAEADHIFSSTALLDLETIQGVWEAAHHA; from the coding sequence ATGAAGGCAGTAATTTTTGATTTAGATGGCGTTATTGCAGATACTGCACGTTTTCATTTTATCGCTTGGCAACAATTAGCAGCCGATTTAGGCATTGTTATTGATGAAGCGTTTAATGAAGAATTGAAAGGGATCAGTCGCTCGGAATCACTCGAGCGCATTCTCATTCATGGTAACCAAAGTGATCGATATAGCGAAGGTGAACTTGCTGTTTTTGCTAACAAAAAAAATGAAGTTTACCTTGAGCTCATTTCTTCATTATCTGAAAAAGATATTTTACCAGGTATTACAGCCTTTTTAGACGAACTAGCAACAGCTGAAATCCGTATCGCACTTGCATCTGCAAGTCGTAATGGGCCTTTTATCCTTGATAAGTTAGGTTTGAGTGATCGTTTTGAAACAATCGTTGATCCAGCAGACCTTAAAGCGGGAAAACCAGCACCAGATATTTATTTAGCAGCTGCAGCACAATTAGGCTTGAAGGCTGGTGACTGTGTTGGTGTGGAAGATGCGTTGGCAGGTGTACAAGCAATTAATGCAGCAAATATGGTATCAATCGCTGTGGGAGATGCTCAGGAATTAGCTGAAGCAGATCACATCTTTAGTAGCACAGCTTTGCTAGATCTTGAAACAATTCAAGGTGTTTGGGAAGCGGCACATCATGCCTAA
- a CDS encoding glycoside hydrolase family 65 protein, whose product MQNNKFELDGWKLTTHELDKENKRFQESLTSIGNGYMGMRGMFEESYSGDKHEGIYLAGVWYPDKTRVGWWKNGYPEYFGKVINTVNFMKLAFYIDGAEVDLYTDTISDFTHELDMYNGLLTRSFIITKGTKRVKFTVQRFVSLATKELCAISVQFENLGAAATIKVASAIDANVTNEDANYDEKFWQVVEKEVVATDGLLVARTIENNFDIPQFTVGFKMTHEQTGFAVQAAVETEQEIVTNYEATIETGEKVVLEKRILVVTSRDFETVESIKEQLNSLTQTLASSTYDEIKTAHQTLWHRRWDLADVEIGGDVSAQQGIRFNIFQLFSTYYGEDARLNIGPKGFTGEKYGGATYWDTEAFAIPFYLSLAAPEVTENLLDYRHQQLPQAQHNARQQGLAGALYPMVTFTGVECHNEWEITFEEIHRNGSMVYAIYNHANYTGDESYLLTKGIDVITEISRFWADRVHFSKRQGQYMMHGVTGPNEYENNVNNNWYTNYMAQWTLRYALETLPKLSAEKRESLQITAEETAKWSDIVEKMYLPHDEQEDVFLQHDTFMDKDLTPVAELDPASLPLNQNWSWDHILRSPYIKQADVLQGVYYFPENFTLEEKKRNFDFYEPLTVHESSLSPSVHAILAAEIRYEEKAVEMYERTARLDLDNYNNDTEDGLHITSMTGSWLAIVQGFAGMRVSDHELSFKPFLPEKWENYRFHINFRGRLLLITVTTAGTDVKLIKGEPLTITVDEKPRVLKVEEAAK is encoded by the coding sequence ATGCAAAATAATAAATTTGAATTAGATGGTTGGAAATTAACAACTCATGAATTGGATAAAGAGAACAAACGTTTCCAAGAAAGTCTAACAAGTATTGGGAATGGTTACATGGGAATGCGAGGTATGTTTGAAGAATCGTATTCGGGTGATAAACATGAAGGCATATACTTGGCAGGTGTGTGGTACCCAGATAAAACGCGTGTGGGTTGGTGGAAAAATGGTTACCCAGAATATTTTGGTAAAGTAATCAACACAGTTAATTTCATGAAACTTGCTTTCTATATTGATGGTGCAGAAGTGGATCTTTACACGGATACTATCTCTGATTTCACTCATGAATTAGATATGTATAATGGTTTATTAACGCGTTCTTTCATTATTACTAAAGGAACAAAACGCGTGAAATTTACAGTGCAACGCTTTGTAAGCCTTGCAACAAAAGAATTATGTGCCATTTCAGTACAATTTGAGAACTTAGGTGCAGCAGCAACGATTAAAGTCGCATCAGCAATTGATGCAAATGTTACCAATGAAGATGCGAACTACGATGAAAAATTCTGGCAAGTTGTTGAAAAAGAGGTAGTAGCAACAGATGGTTTGTTGGTTGCGCGTACAATTGAAAATAACTTTGATATCCCACAATTTACAGTTGGTTTTAAAATGACGCATGAACAAACTGGCTTCGCGGTCCAAGCAGCAGTGGAAACAGAGCAAGAAATTGTGACCAACTATGAGGCAACAATTGAAACAGGTGAAAAAGTAGTTTTAGAAAAACGCATTTTAGTTGTAACGTCACGTGATTTTGAAACAGTTGAAAGCATTAAAGAGCAGCTTAATAGTTTAACGCAAACGCTTGCTTCATCAACTTATGATGAAATAAAAACAGCACACCAAACATTATGGCACCGTCGTTGGGACCTAGCAGATGTTGAAATTGGTGGGGACGTTTCGGCACAACAAGGTATTCGTTTCAATATCTTCCAATTATTCTCAACTTATTACGGTGAAGACGCACGTCTTAACATTGGACCTAAAGGATTTACAGGTGAGAAATACGGTGGTGCGACATATTGGGATACAGAAGCTTTTGCTATTCCGTTTTATCTGTCATTAGCAGCACCAGAAGTGACAGAAAACTTATTAGATTATCGTCATCAACAATTGCCACAAGCACAACATAACGCGAGACAACAAGGTTTAGCAGGTGCTTTATACCCAATGGTAACTTTTACAGGTGTCGAATGTCACAACGAATGGGAAATTACATTTGAAGAGATTCACCGTAACGGATCGATGGTGTATGCGATATACAACCATGCAAACTATACGGGGGATGAAAGTTACTTGTTAACAAAAGGAATTGATGTCATCACTGAAATTTCACGTTTCTGGGCAGACCGTGTTCACTTCTCAAAACGACAAGGACAATACATGATGCACGGTGTAACAGGACCTAATGAGTATGAAAACAACGTGAATAATAACTGGTACACCAACTATATGGCACAATGGACGTTGCGTTATGCGCTTGAAACGTTGCCTAAACTATCAGCTGAAAAACGTGAATCATTACAAATTACTGCTGAAGAAACGGCGAAATGGTCAGATATTGTTGAAAAAATGTACCTGCCACATGATGAACAAGAAGATGTTTTCTTACAACATGATACATTCATGGATAAAGATTTAACGCCTGTAGCAGAATTAGACCCAGCATCTTTACCATTGAACCAAAACTGGTCATGGGATCACATTTTACGTTCGCCTTACATCAAACAAGCGGATGTGTTACAAGGGGTGTATTATTTCCCTGAAAACTTTACACTTGAAGAGAAAAAACGCAACTTTGATTTTTATGAGCCTTTAACAGTGCATGAATCAAGCTTATCACCAAGTGTACACGCTATTTTAGCTGCGGAGATTCGTTACGAAGAAAAAGCAGTTGAAATGTATGAACGAACAGCACGTCTGGACTTAGATAATTATAATAATGATACAGAAGATGGTTTACATATTACATCAATGACAGGTAGCTGGCTTGCAATTGTACAAGGATTTGCTGGAATGCGCGTATCAGATCACGAATTATCGTTTAAACCGTTTTTACCAGAAAAATGGGAAAATTACCGTTTCCACATTAACTTCCGCGGTAGATTATTGTTAATCACAGTCACAACAGCTGGAACAGATGTGAAATTAATTAAAGGTGAGCCATTAACTATCACAGTTGATGAAAAACCACGCGTATTAAAGGTAGAGGAGGCAGCAAAATGA
- a CDS encoding PTS transporter subunit IIBC, whose protein sequence is MKQLLSFEFWQKFGKTLLVVVAVMPAAGLMISIGKIFAMFDIAFFTRVGGVTEQIGWGIITNLAILFAVAIGGSWAKEKAGGAFAALIAFILINTITGAIFGVNTEMLTTEGATTITLFGTKILVEGYFTSILGAPALNMGVFVGIIAGFLGGNLYNKYYNYRKLPDALAFFNGKRFVPFVVILWSIIIALLMALVWPVIQTGINKFGIWIATSSASAPFVAPFIYGTLERLLLPFGLHHMLTIPINYTPLGGTYTIMSGANAGQQVFGQDPLWLAWASDLSHFSSIGDSASYNNLVDTITPARFKVGQMIGATGTLMGIALAMYRRVDADKRKKYKSVFLSAAIAVFLTGVTEPLEFMFMFCAPLLYVVYALIQGLSFGLADLISLRVHSFGNLELLTRLPLSLKAGLGLDIINYVISCIVFFGIAYFISYFLIGRFKFATPGRLGNYIDDMPENENDDASTNPHNVPSKDKQVQGIIDCLGGPTNIVDVDACMTRLRVTVKDASLVGEEPDWKKLGALGLVKKDNGIQAIYGPKADVLKSDINDTLGL, encoded by the coding sequence ATGAAACAACTATTATCATTTGAATTCTGGCAAAAATTTGGTAAAACATTACTTGTAGTTGTGGCTGTTATGCCTGCTGCTGGTTTAATGATCAGTATCGGGAAAATATTCGCCATGTTTGATATTGCATTCTTTACACGTGTCGGTGGTGTCACCGAACAAATCGGTTGGGGAATTATTACTAACCTCGCTATTCTCTTCGCGGTTGCCATCGGGGGCTCATGGGCCAAAGAAAAAGCTGGTGGTGCTTTTGCTGCATTAATCGCTTTTATTCTTATTAATACAATTACCGGTGCCATCTTCGGTGTTAATACCGAAATGTTAACAACTGAAGGTGCTACAACAATTACTTTATTCGGCACTAAAATATTGGTTGAAGGTTACTTCACTTCAATATTAGGTGCACCTGCACTAAATATGGGTGTATTCGTCGGTATTATTGCTGGTTTCCTTGGTGGAAATCTCTACAATAAATATTACAACTATCGTAAGTTACCTGACGCGCTTGCTTTCTTTAACGGGAAACGTTTTGTTCCTTTCGTAGTTATCTTGTGGTCAATCATTATTGCACTTTTAATGGCGCTTGTATGGCCTGTCATCCAAACCGGAATCAATAAATTCGGAATCTGGATTGCAACCTCTTCTGCCTCTGCTCCTTTTGTCGCACCGTTCATCTACGGGACGCTTGAACGACTCTTGTTACCATTTGGTTTACATCATATGTTGACGATTCCGATTAACTATACACCGTTGGGTGGTACTTATACGATTATGTCGGGGGCTAATGCCGGACAACAAGTCTTCGGGCAAGACCCATTGTGGTTAGCTTGGGCGAGTGACTTATCTCACTTCAGCAGCATTGGTGACAGTGCCTCATATAACAACCTTGTTGATACCATTACACCCGCTCGTTTTAAAGTTGGGCAAATGATTGGAGCAACCGGAACATTAATGGGTATAGCTCTAGCTATGTACCGTCGTGTTGATGCTGACAAACGTAAAAAATACAAATCAGTATTCCTTTCAGCTGCAATTGCTGTTTTCTTAACAGGTGTAACCGAACCACTTGAATTTATGTTCATGTTCTGTGCGCCATTACTTTATGTTGTTTATGCCTTAATTCAAGGTTTAAGTTTTGGTCTAGCAGATTTAATCTCTTTAAGAGTTCACTCATTTGGTAACCTTGAACTATTAACACGTTTGCCGCTCTCACTTAAAGCTGGTTTAGGATTAGATATCATCAACTATGTTATTTCTTGTATCGTGTTCTTCGGAATTGCTTACTTTATCTCTTACTTCTTAATTGGTCGTTTCAAATTTGCAACACCAGGTCGTTTAGGTAACTATATTGATGATATGCCTGAAAATGAAAACGATGACGCTTCAACTAATCCTCACAACGTTCCTTCTAAGGATAAACAAGTCCAAGGTATCATCGACTGTCTTGGTGGTCCAACGAATATCGTTGATGTTGATGCTTGTATGACTCGTTTACGTGTCACAGTTAAAGACGCTTCTCTAGTTGGCGAAGAACCCGATTGGAAAAAATTAGGTGCTTTGGGTCTTGTTAAAAAAGATAACGGTATTCAAGCCATTTATGGGCCAAAAGCTGATGTTTTAAAATCTGATATCAACGATACGCTCGGTTTATAA
- a CDS encoding endonuclease/exonuclease/phosphatase family protein, translated as MKFLTLNTHSLMGDYDCPQAVTLANFISHNDVDVIALQEVNQSIAADTVTTLPSRYYNCSTIPLKNDNFALEVINHLATLACDYYFTWLPSHIGYDRYDEGLALLSKKPIIAIATQLISATEAYDDYHTRQVVGVQLDNNDWIYSIHTGWWRSDGSEFASQWAKLSEHLAPKKQGRLYLMGDFNNPAHVPGQGYDTILADGWYDTYTLALERDAGFTVSGAIDGWREKASDDNKRLDFIFCNQPLGVEKSEVVFNGTNQSIISDHYGVLITTV; from the coding sequence ATGAAATTTCTAACATTAAATACGCATAGCTTGATGGGCGATTATGATTGCCCACAGGCTGTTACGTTAGCGAACTTCATTAGTCATAACGATGTGGATGTCATTGCTTTGCAAGAAGTAAACCAATCGATAGCAGCTGATACGGTTACCACATTACCATCGCGTTATTATAACTGCTCAACAATACCACTCAAAAACGATAATTTTGCACTAGAAGTTATCAATCATTTAGCAACGTTAGCGTGTGATTATTACTTCACTTGGCTACCTTCACATATTGGCTACGATCGTTATGATGAAGGACTTGCCTTACTAAGTAAAAAACCGATTATCGCTATCGCAACACAACTTATTTCTGCGACAGAAGCGTACGATGATTATCACACCCGACAAGTCGTTGGGGTTCAATTAGATAACAACGACTGGATTTACTCCATTCATACAGGGTGGTGGCGTTCGGACGGTAGTGAATTCGCTTCACAATGGGCAAAACTATCTGAACATCTCGCTCCAAAAAAGCAGGGACGACTTTACTTAATGGGCGATTTTAATAACCCTGCTCATGTGCCTGGTCAAGGTTACGATACAATTTTAGCTGATGGTTGGTATGATACTTATACCCTCGCACTTGAAAGAGATGCTGGTTTCACTGTCAGTGGTGCAATTGATGGTTGGCGTGAAAAAGCATCAGATGATAATAAACGTTTGGATTTCATCTTCTGCAATCAACCTCTCGGTGTTGAAAAATCAGAAGTCGTCTTTAATGGAACTAACCAATCCATTATATCGGATCATTACGGTGTATTGATTACAACCGTATAA
- a CDS encoding LacI family DNA-binding transcriptional regulator, translating into MVTIKDVAALAGVSTSTASRAMHNNKVISDETKQLVFNAMKELGYEPNYAARNLANKTSNTIGVILPVAGPEIFQNPFFMEIIRGINQECNQRQYMVTIASGDTNEELADNVATMVKRGRIQNFILLYSKVNDPVVTYLHDQKIGYTVVGKPVDYENETPYVDNDNILAAKDATEYLIQAGHQNICFVYNNEEQLVSLDRFTGYRRAIRSADLANEYQYQAPVDTSPTDVETFGSWLSEHPEVTGFVTSDDIVGLMVQQTINQTADIPRKVVSFNNSLFSQMSSPAFSSIDIHAKQLGIEAVSLMMKYIDNKNSLVSKIIVPHRLIVRD; encoded by the coding sequence ATGGTGACAATTAAAGATGTAGCAGCGTTAGCAGGTGTGTCAACATCAACAGCCTCGCGTGCCATGCATAACAATAAGGTCATTAGTGATGAAACAAAACAATTGGTTTTTAACGCGATGAAGGAACTGGGTTATGAACCAAACTATGCAGCACGTAATTTGGCGAATAAAACAAGCAATACAATTGGTGTTATTTTACCAGTCGCAGGACCTGAAATTTTTCAAAATCCTTTCTTTATGGAAATTATCCGAGGGATTAATCAAGAATGTAATCAGCGACAATACATGGTGACTATTGCCTCTGGAGATACGAATGAAGAATTGGCAGATAATGTGGCAACGATGGTGAAACGTGGAAGAATCCAAAACTTTATTTTATTGTATTCTAAAGTGAATGATCCTGTAGTTACTTATTTACACGATCAAAAAATCGGTTACACAGTTGTTGGAAAACCCGTTGATTATGAAAACGAAACACCTTATGTCGATAATGATAATATTTTGGCTGCAAAAGATGCGACTGAGTACTTAATTCAAGCAGGACATCAGAATATTTGTTTTGTGTATAACAATGAGGAGCAATTGGTAAGCTTAGACCGCTTTACAGGGTACCGACGAGCTATCCGCAGCGCAGATCTTGCTAATGAATACCAATATCAAGCGCCTGTTGATACAAGCCCAACAGACGTGGAAACATTTGGGTCATGGTTAAGTGAACATCCAGAAGTTACCGGATTTGTGACAAGTGATGATATCGTTGGATTGATGGTGCAACAAACCATTAATCAAACCGCAGATATACCACGTAAAGTTGTTAGTTTTAATAACTCTTTATTTTCACAAATGAGCAGTCCCGCCTTTAGTTCAATTGATATCCACGCGAAACAACTAGGTATAGAAGCCGTCTCGTTAATGATGAAATACATCGATAATAAAAACTCGCTCGTATCGAAGATAATTGTCCCACACCGCTTAATAGTGAGAGATTAA
- a CDS encoding M15 family metallopeptidase has translation MNRLQKTLLVSTALLLLLGGCAKETTATKEEEANKQAAAKEQVKKEQKEKENQPVLNKIGVKTLKDPSSITALVNKHNKFPDKYTPNDLVYPDVPFVFGSEKVERSMLRKEAAQHLETMFAEAKKENIHLSGVSAFRSYETQIAIFDGYVQQDGKAAALTYSALPGTSEHQSGLAIDISNAAGEFAAEQGFETTAEGKWLAANSYKYGYILRFPDGKEAITGYEYESWHFRYIGVDLAKKVFDSNLTYEEYADKHPEGILQ, from the coding sequence GTGAATAGATTACAGAAAACATTGCTTGTTTCAACTGCGTTATTATTACTTTTAGGTGGTTGTGCTAAAGAGACAACGGCTACAAAAGAAGAGGAAGCAAACAAGCAAGCAGCAGCAAAAGAGCAGGTTAAAAAAGAGCAAAAAGAGAAGGAAAATCAACCTGTTTTGAATAAAATTGGAGTGAAAACGTTGAAAGACCCGTCAAGTATCACTGCACTTGTGAATAAGCACAATAAATTTCCAGACAAATACACACCCAATGATTTAGTGTATCCCGATGTCCCGTTTGTATTTGGTAGTGAAAAGGTTGAACGTAGTATGTTACGTAAAGAAGCCGCTCAGCATTTAGAAACAATGTTCGCCGAAGCTAAAAAAGAGAACATTCATTTATCAGGCGTTTCTGCTTTTCGATCATATGAAACACAAATAGCGATTTTTGATGGTTATGTGCAACAAGATGGTAAAGCAGCAGCACTTACATACAGCGCCTTACCAGGTACAAGTGAACATCAAAGTGGCTTGGCCATCGATATTAGTAACGCAGCAGGTGAGTTTGCCGCTGAACAAGGTTTTGAAACAACAGCCGAAGGTAAATGGCTCGCAGCTAATTCGTATAAGTACGGCTATATCCTGCGTTTTCCAGATGGAAAAGAAGCAATTACAGGTTATGAATACGAATCTTGGCATTTCCGTTATATCGGAGTTGATCTCGCAAAAAAAGTATTTGATAGTAACTTAACCTATGAGGAATATGCAGATAAGCATCCTGAAGGAATCCTACAATAA